A window of Cohnella herbarum contains these coding sequences:
- a CDS encoding ribulokinase: MSQKYAIGVDYGTQSGRAVLVDLSNGHEISDHVTPYPHGVIDEKLPTSGLPLEHDWALQHPDDYLEVLRRSVPAVLKQSGVDPSDVIGLGIDFTACTMLPIDEQGVPLCFKPEWKDNPHGWVKLWKHHAAQDEADRLNAIAAERGEKFLPRYGGKISSEWMIAKVWQIVNEAPEVYEATELFTEATDWVISQLTGNFVRNSCTAGYKSIWHKKDGYPSKDFFKALDPRLENLTETKLRGEIKPLGTKSGELTEEMAKLTGLNAGTAIAVGNVDAHAAVPAVGVVTPGKLVMAMGTSICHMLLGTEEVEVEGMCGVVEDGIIPGYLGYEAGQSAVGDIFEWFVEEAVPAYVKEAAEKDGVGVHQWLTERAATYNPGETGLLALDWWNGNRSVLVDTNLTGVIVGYSLLTKPEEVYRTLLEATAFGTRKIIDAFHSNGVPVDEVYACGGLPQRNSLLMQIYADVTNREIKIADSKQTPAIGAAMFGAVAAGSAKGGYDSVVDAAKAMARVREETFKPIPANVAVYEKLYQEYGTLHDYFGRGANDVMKRLKSLKDEASH; the protein is encoded by the coding sequence ATGAGCCAGAAATATGCAATCGGAGTTGACTACGGCACGCAATCCGGACGCGCGGTTCTCGTCGATCTATCTAACGGACACGAGATCTCCGATCACGTCACACCTTATCCCCATGGCGTTATCGATGAGAAATTACCGACTTCGGGTTTACCATTAGAGCATGACTGGGCTTTGCAACACCCGGACGATTACTTAGAGGTGCTCCGTCGTTCCGTTCCGGCGGTTCTTAAGCAATCCGGAGTCGATCCTAGCGACGTTATCGGATTAGGGATCGATTTTACGGCTTGCACGATGTTGCCTATCGACGAGCAAGGAGTTCCCTTGTGCTTCAAGCCGGAGTGGAAAGATAATCCTCATGGCTGGGTGAAGCTGTGGAAGCACCATGCGGCGCAAGACGAAGCGGATCGTCTGAACGCGATCGCGGCGGAGCGCGGCGAGAAATTCCTGCCCCGTTACGGCGGCAAGATTTCTTCCGAATGGATGATCGCGAAAGTATGGCAGATCGTTAATGAGGCTCCTGAAGTATACGAGGCAACCGAATTGTTTACGGAAGCGACGGATTGGGTCATTTCGCAGCTGACGGGTAATTTCGTTCGCAATAGTTGCACGGCGGGGTACAAGTCGATCTGGCACAAGAAGGACGGTTACCCTAGCAAAGATTTCTTCAAAGCGCTCGACCCGAGATTGGAAAATCTGACGGAAACGAAGCTGCGTGGAGAAATCAAACCTCTCGGCACCAAGTCGGGCGAATTGACGGAAGAGATGGCGAAGCTGACCGGGTTGAACGCGGGTACCGCTATCGCGGTCGGTAACGTAGACGCGCATGCTGCCGTTCCGGCAGTGGGCGTCGTTACGCCGGGTAAGCTCGTAATGGCCATGGGAACTTCCATCTGCCATATGCTTCTGGGTACGGAAGAGGTTGAAGTCGAGGGAATGTGCGGAGTCGTCGAGGACGGAATCATTCCGGGATACCTCGGATACGAAGCCGGCCAATCCGCCGTTGGAGACATTTTCGAATGGTTCGTGGAAGAAGCGGTGCCTGCTTATGTGAAAGAAGCCGCAGAGAAAGACGGAGTGGGCGTACATCAATGGTTGACGGAGCGGGCAGCGACTTATAATCCCGGGGAAACGGGCTTGCTCGCGCTAGATTGGTGGAACGGCAACCGTTCGGTGCTCGTGGATACGAATCTAACCGGAGTAATCGTCGGATACAGTTTGCTGACGAAGCCGGAGGAAGTTTATCGGACTTTGCTCGAAGCGACGGCTTTCGGTACGCGCAAGATTATCGATGCGTTCCATAGTAACGGAGTCCCCGTGGACGAGGTATACGCGTGCGGCGGACTTCCGCAGCGCAACAGCTTGCTGATGCAGATCTACGCGGACGTAACGAATCGAGAGATTAAGATCGCGGATTCGAAGCAAACGCCGGCGATCGGAGCCGCGATGTTCGGAGCGGTTGCGGCCGGTAGCGCCAAAGGCGGCTACGACAGCGTCGTGGATGCCGCCAAAGCGATGGCTCGCGTGCGCGAGGAGACGTTCAAGCCGATCCCGGCTAACGTTGCCGTTTACGAGAAGCTGTACCAAGAATACGGCACTCTTCACGATTACTTCGGTCGCGGCGCCAACGACGTCATGAAGCGGTTGAAGTCGTTAAAGGACGAGGCTTCTCATTAA
- a CDS encoding GntR family transcriptional regulator, which yields MNAQSPKYLQLKEEILSWIAGGRYRPGDKLPSENELAEQFSLSRQTVRQSIGELVAEGWLTREQGKGTYVSRQSAERRSASGNRTVGVITTSISDYIFPSIVRGIESALKDKGYRLLLSSTDHRKDRERECLEMMLSHSVCALIVEPTKSAEGNPNFDNYLAIEDHGIPVLMINESYPDLEFPSVRMDDDAGGLMAADYVLKLGHRRIAGFFKTDDLQGVRRMKGFIRACREYQLPSDGNSIVRYSTENKDELPQRMLRELLLSDQPPTAIVCYNDQLAVSLLDTIRDLGLRIPEDLSMIGYDDSFLATATETKLTTIEHPKSGLGELAANVLIAQLEQGNAPSSKEMLHPPKLIVRQSVLDIR from the coding sequence ATGAATGCACAATCGCCGAAATATTTGCAGCTTAAGGAAGAGATCTTATCATGGATCGCGGGCGGGCGGTATCGTCCGGGAGACAAGCTGCCTTCGGAGAACGAATTGGCGGAGCAGTTTTCCTTGAGTCGACAGACGGTGCGCCAATCGATCGGAGAGCTTGTCGCGGAAGGGTGGCTCACCCGAGAACAGGGAAAAGGAACCTACGTGAGCAGGCAATCCGCCGAGCGCCGCAGCGCTTCGGGGAACCGTACCGTAGGGGTCATCACGACCTCTATATCGGACTACATCTTTCCTTCTATCGTCCGAGGCATCGAATCGGCGCTTAAAGACAAAGGCTACCGTCTGCTGTTGTCCAGTACCGATCATCGCAAAGACCGGGAGCGGGAGTGCTTGGAGATGATGCTGAGCCACTCGGTATGCGCGCTTATCGTGGAGCCGACCAAGAGCGCCGAAGGGAATCCTAACTTCGATAACTATTTGGCGATCGAGGACCACGGAATTCCGGTGCTGATGATCAACGAATCTTATCCGGATTTGGAGTTTCCGAGCGTGAGAATGGATGACGACGCCGGCGGACTGATGGCAGCCGACTACGTGCTAAAGCTGGGTCATCGGAGAATCGCCGGTTTTTTCAAAACGGACGACTTGCAAGGGGTACGCAGGATGAAAGGGTTTATTCGCGCTTGCAGAGAGTATCAGCTTCCATCCGACGGAAATTCGATTGTACGGTATTCGACCGAAAATAAAGACGAGCTTCCTCAGAGGATGCTCCGCGAACTGCTCCTTTCCGATCAGCCTCCTACGGCGATCGTATGTTATAACGATCAACTGGCCGTATCGCTGCTTGATACGATCAGGGATCTGGGCTTGAGGATTCCGGAAGACTTGTCGATGATAGGATACGACGATTCTTTTCTAGCGACGGCAACGGAAACGAAGCTAACGACGATCGAGCATCCGAAATCGGGTCTCGGCGAATTAGCGGCGAACGTTCTGATCGCGCAACTGGAGCAAGGGAACGCTCCGTCAAGCAAAGAAATGCTGCATCCGCCGAAGCTGATCGTTCGCCAATCCGTTCTGGATATCCGTTGA
- the allB gene encoding allantoinase AllB, which translates to MRDEVKLDFIIKGGNVVLSDRVRVADIGILNGEIVDIAPDIPFSAKQTIDAQGLFVMAGAVDAHVHLNEPGLGEWEGFESGSAALAAGGCTTFIDMPLNGLPPTVNVDAMNRKLEAAARSGVHVDYALWGGLVPDNLEELAALADAGVVGFKAFMSFPGDTGEGCFREVDDIALFEGMKVLASKNKVLAVHAESQEIIAAMSKKFEGRIRRSVGDFLESRPLAAELDAVRRVLLFADRTDCPLHLVHISSPQAVDIIWEAKQNGVNVTVETCPHYLLFTDEDMGNLGPLAKCAPPMRGMREREGLWARIAEGKVDLIASDHSPCPPAMKMNAGDDYFAIWGGISGAQSTLELMFDEGYLRRGIPLPLLSRLLSENPAKRFGLFPGKGKLAIGSDADIVLVNPDAPYVLQPEQLLYRHRQSVYAGREFRCRVMLTMSRGKVVYTPELGVGASMEGIWIPTKEEQSRKRKLL; encoded by the coding sequence GTGCGCGATGAAGTCAAGTTGGATTTTATTATCAAGGGTGGGAACGTCGTGCTTTCCGATCGCGTCCGCGTTGCGGATATCGGAATCCTTAACGGCGAGATCGTAGACATTGCCCCAGACATTCCATTTTCCGCTAAGCAAACGATAGATGCGCAAGGATTATTCGTGATGGCTGGAGCCGTTGACGCTCATGTTCATCTCAATGAACCCGGGCTAGGCGAATGGGAAGGATTCGAGAGCGGTTCGGCTGCGCTTGCGGCCGGAGGCTGCACGACTTTCATCGATATGCCCTTGAACGGGCTTCCTCCGACGGTGAACGTGGATGCCATGAACCGGAAGCTTGAAGCTGCCGCAAGGTCGGGCGTTCATGTCGATTACGCGTTATGGGGAGGACTCGTTCCGGATAACCTGGAGGAGCTGGCGGCATTGGCGGACGCCGGGGTCGTCGGATTTAAGGCGTTCATGTCTTTCCCTGGCGATACGGGCGAGGGCTGCTTTAGGGAAGTAGACGATATTGCTCTATTCGAAGGGATGAAAGTTCTAGCAAGCAAAAATAAAGTGTTGGCTGTCCATGCGGAAAGTCAGGAAATCATCGCGGCGATGTCCAAGAAGTTCGAGGGTCGCATACGGAGAAGCGTAGGGGATTTTCTGGAATCTAGACCGCTCGCGGCTGAATTGGATGCGGTCCGCAGAGTGCTCCTGTTCGCGGATAGGACGGATTGCCCTCTGCACCTCGTGCATATTAGCAGCCCTCAAGCCGTTGATATCATTTGGGAGGCGAAGCAGAACGGCGTTAATGTTACGGTAGAAACTTGTCCTCATTATTTGCTCTTCACGGATGAGGATATGGGGAATTTAGGTCCTCTGGCGAAATGCGCGCCTCCCATGCGCGGAATGAGGGAGAGGGAAGGATTGTGGGCGAGAATAGCGGAGGGTAAAGTCGATCTGATCGCTTCCGATCATTCGCCCTGCCCTCCTGCGATGAAAATGAACGCCGGCGACGATTATTTTGCGATATGGGGCGGAATATCCGGCGCTCAGAGTACGTTAGAGTTGATGTTCGATGAAGGGTATCTCCGCAGAGGCATTCCGCTGCCTCTGTTATCCCGCCTGCTCTCGGAAAATCCGGCCAAGAGGTTCGGATTGTTCCCCGGGAAGGGGAAGCTCGCGATCGGCTCGGATGCGGATATCGTCCTCGTGAATCCGGATGCGCCTTACGTGCTTCAACCCGAGCAACTCCTTTACCGGCATCGGCAGAGCGTGTATGCCGGACGGGAATTCCGCTGCCGGGTTATGCTGACGATGAGTCGCGGGAAAGTCGTCTATACGCCGGAGCTGGGAGTCGGAGCGTCCATGGAAGGGATCTGGATTCCGACGAAGGAGGAACAATCGCGTAAACGGAAACTTTTATAG
- a CDS encoding thiamine pyrophosphate-binding protein, whose protein sequence is MKAARYMIDFLAESGVKHVFEMAGGAIAHLLDALDERDDIQAVAMHHEQAAAFAAEGYARVNGNIGVAMATSGPGALNLLTGIGSCYFDSVPCLFLTGQVNTFEYKFADKVRQNGFQETDIVNVAKPLVKYAAMVTDAANLRYELEKAVFLCRSGRQGPVLLDIPMDVQRAEVVPERLDSYYASKEYALELAGSPSGPADADIRQTIALLKKSTRPIVLVGEA, encoded by the coding sequence ATGAAGGCAGCGAGATACATGATAGATTTTCTTGCGGAGTCCGGCGTCAAGCACGTGTTCGAAATGGCGGGAGGGGCGATTGCCCATCTGTTGGATGCGTTAGATGAACGGGATGATATCCAGGCCGTAGCGATGCATCACGAGCAAGCGGCAGCGTTCGCCGCTGAAGGATACGCGCGGGTTAACGGCAATATCGGCGTTGCCATGGCGACGAGCGGTCCGGGTGCCTTAAATCTGCTGACGGGCATCGGAAGCTGTTACTTCGATTCGGTGCCCTGCTTGTTCTTGACCGGGCAAGTGAACACGTTCGAGTATAAATTCGCCGATAAGGTGCGTCAGAACGGATTTCAAGAGACGGATATCGTAAACGTAGCTAAGCCGCTAGTGAAATACGCCGCAATGGTGACGGATGCGGCCAACCTTCGATATGAGCTGGAGAAGGCGGTATTTCTTTGCCGCTCGGGGAGACAGGGACCCGTACTGTTGGACATACCGATGGACGTGCAACGAGCGGAAGTGGTTCCGGAGCGGCTAGACAGTTATTACGCCAGCAAAGAATATGCCTTGGAGCTTGCCGGGAGTCCTTCCGGTCCTGCCGATGCGGATATTCGCCAGACGATCGCGCTGCTTAAGAAGTCGACTCGTCCGATCGTTCTCGTCGGGGAGGCGTGA
- a CDS encoding YcxB family protein, which yields MVDITFKYSEYMGKAIRGYHHNSLRFWVSNGIGLAIVLLEIIMYSQNSNSRLLWIALFVILALGASYAASCYLQPSRFTSDPRYNKLFTLSVGDEKIQLNSEDLHSETDWNSVKKVWATDRFYYLFLDKREFWVLPRDRFTDSAQEEQFKQIVSKHHPINKGLIK from the coding sequence TTGGTCGACATCACGTTTAAGTACAGCGAATATATGGGGAAAGCAATCAGAGGGTACCATCATAACTCTCTCCGGTTCTGGGTCTCGAACGGGATCGGCTTAGCGATCGTCCTGTTAGAAATCATTATGTACAGCCAGAATTCCAACTCAAGGCTATTATGGATCGCCCTCTTCGTCATCTTGGCGCTCGGCGCCTCTTATGCGGCATCCTGCTATCTTCAGCCCTCGAGATTTACCAGCGATCCGAGATATAACAAGTTATTCACCCTATCCGTCGGCGACGAGAAAATCCAATTGAATTCCGAAGACCTCCATTCCGAAACCGACTGGAACAGCGTGAAGAAGGTTTGGGCTACGGATCGATTTTATTATCTCTTCCTAGACAAGAGAGAATTCTGGGTGCTTCCGAGAGACCGATTCACGGACAGCGCTCAAGAAGAGCAATTCAAGCAGATCGTGAGCAAGCATCATCCAATCAATAAAGGACTCATTAAGTAA
- a CDS encoding thiamine pyrophosphate-binding protein: MRASGATNAVREWLTLSGIPAVCSLMGLDAIVSEYAWNLGLIGSYGHRYANLALANCDCLLVLGSRLDTRQTGTRPETFARGAKVIHVDIDDAELGRKVKAELAIHSPLRPFAEKLLAAWKAYPIQQQWTAWKDRLDFYRKRYPTGGGGLENESIDPNRLMKRLGDALGNKTIVCLDVGQHQMWASQSLAIRGDMRMLNAGGMGAMGFGLPAAIGAAFAASDRRIVMIAGDGGMQVNLQELQTVVRWKLPIAMIVLNNRSLGMVRQFQDLYFGGRQTSTVDGYSSPNFVKLSEAYGIPGSYVSNEEEFRAWAASVDAQRTVGPDLTEIEIAMSSAVHPKLGVGRPVEDMEPLLEREELRRLLLVPPIEEEGPAS, translated from the coding sequence GTGAGGGCTTCCGGAGCAACGAACGCGGTAAGGGAATGGTTAACTTTGTCGGGCATTCCCGCCGTCTGTTCGCTTATGGGATTAGACGCGATAGTTTCGGAATATGCTTGGAACTTGGGACTCATCGGTTCTTACGGCCACCGCTACGCTAATCTGGCGTTAGCGAATTGCGACTGCTTGTTGGTGCTGGGATCGCGGCTAGATACAAGGCAGACCGGGACGAGGCCGGAGACGTTCGCGCGAGGGGCGAAGGTAATTCATGTAGATATAGACGATGCGGAGTTGGGGAGGAAAGTGAAAGCGGAGCTCGCTATCCATAGTCCTCTGCGGCCGTTCGCGGAGAAGCTGTTGGCGGCGTGGAAAGCCTACCCGATTCAGCAGCAATGGACGGCTTGGAAAGATCGGCTGGACTTTTACCGCAAGCGGTACCCGACCGGGGGCGGTGGGTTAGAGAATGAATCGATCGATCCGAATCGGCTTATGAAACGGCTTGGGGATGCGTTAGGGAACAAGACGATCGTCTGTCTTGACGTCGGACAGCATCAAATGTGGGCGAGCCAGTCTTTGGCGATAAGAGGAGATATGCGAATGTTGAACGCGGGAGGAATGGGGGCGATGGGCTTCGGTCTTCCCGCGGCGATCGGTGCCGCCTTCGCGGCATCGGATCGGCGAATCGTCATGATCGCCGGAGACGGAGGGATGCAGGTCAACCTCCAAGAGTTGCAAACGGTCGTTCGGTGGAAGCTGCCGATCGCGATGATCGTTCTGAACAACCGTTCGCTTGGCATGGTCAGGCAGTTCCAGGATCTCTATTTCGGCGGCCGACAAACTTCCACGGTGGACGGATACAGCAGCCCGAATTTCGTGAAGCTATCGGAAGCCTACGGTATACCGGGTTCTTATGTCTCGAATGAGGAAGAATTTCGGGCTTGGGCGGCTTCCGTAGACGCGCAAAGAACGGTAGGCCCGGATTTAACCGAGATCGAAATCGCAATGAGCTCCGCCGTGCATCCGAAGCTAGGAGTTGGCCGGCCGGTCGAGGATATGGAGCCGTTATTGGAGCGCGAGGAATTGCGAAGACTACTGCTCGTTCCTCCTATTGAAGAAGAAGGACCTGCCTCGTGA
- the araD gene encoding L-ribulose-5-phosphate 4-epimerase has protein sequence MLEQLKEVVCRANAELPTYGLVTFTWGNVSGFDRESKLMVIKPSGVPYEELKPEQMVVVDLDGNIVEGTMRPSSDTPTHLVLYCSFPNIGGIVHTHSPWATIWSQAGQGIPALGTTQADYFYGTIPCTRPMTDAEIEGAYEAETGNVIVETFRGIDPNRIPGVLVNSHAPFAWGKDAMDALHNAVVLEEVAKMAYHTRQLNAGIPSMNQTLLDKHYLRKHGANAYYGQPGDSRH, from the coding sequence TTGTTGGAACAACTTAAAGAAGTCGTATGTCGGGCGAATGCGGAACTGCCGACTTACGGATTGGTAACTTTCACGTGGGGGAACGTGAGCGGCTTCGATCGGGAGTCGAAGTTAATGGTTATCAAGCCGAGCGGCGTGCCGTACGAGGAGCTGAAGCCGGAGCAAATGGTCGTCGTGGACTTGGACGGCAACATCGTGGAAGGCACAATGCGACCTTCCTCGGATACGCCGACCCATTTGGTTCTCTACTGTTCTTTTCCGAATATCGGAGGTATCGTTCACACGCACTCGCCATGGGCGACAATATGGTCGCAGGCAGGTCAAGGGATTCCGGCGCTAGGGACGACGCAAGCCGATTATTTCTACGGAACGATTCCTTGCACTCGCCCGATGACGGACGCGGAAATCGAAGGGGCATACGAAGCGGAAACCGGGAATGTCATCGTTGAGACTTTTCGGGGAATCGATCCGAACCGTATTCCGGGCGTGCTCGTGAACAGCCATGCGCCGTTTGCCTGGGGCAAGGATGCCATGGATGCGCTGCACAATGCGGTGGTGCTGGAGGAAGTGGCCAAGATGGCTTACCATACAAGACAGTTAAACGCCGGCATCCCTTCCATGAACCAAACGCTGCTGGACAAACATTATTTGCGTAAACACGGAGCTAATGCTTATTATGGTCAACCTGGCGATTCGAGACATTGA
- the rfbF gene encoding glucose-1-phosphate cytidylyltransferase encodes MKVVILAGGYGTRFSEETANRPKPLIEIGDKPILWHIMKLYSHYGFQEFIIPLGYKGVLIKEFFAHYYLHESDVTFDFADGGSMTMHQRCTDPWKVTLVDTGRDTLTGGRIQRIRPYLDNEPFLLTYGDGLSNVNLSKLVKYHRSHGKMATVTAVQPGGRFGALQIGASGKVDGFREKPSGDGGWINGGFFVFQPEVFAYMGGDDTMLEKEPLEALAGQGQLKAYEHDGFWHPMDTLRDKTLLEGLWKSGSAPWKVWPT; translated from the coding sequence GTGAAAGTGGTCATTCTGGCCGGAGGCTACGGTACGAGATTTAGCGAAGAAACGGCAAATCGGCCGAAGCCGCTTATCGAGATCGGGGATAAACCGATTTTGTGGCACATTATGAAGCTTTACTCGCATTACGGGTTTCAAGAATTCATCATCCCTCTCGGCTACAAAGGGGTGCTGATCAAGGAATTTTTCGCCCATTATTACTTGCATGAGTCCGACGTCACCTTCGACTTCGCCGACGGCGGCAGCATGACGATGCACCAACGCTGCACGGATCCGTGGAAAGTCACTTTAGTGGATACCGGCAGGGATACGTTAACCGGCGGTCGCATTCAGCGCATTCGGCCTTATTTGGACAATGAGCCTTTTCTTCTTACTTATGGCGACGGCTTAAGCAATGTGAACCTCTCTAAGCTCGTAAAATACCATCGCTCTCATGGGAAAATGGCGACCGTAACCGCGGTGCAGCCGGGAGGAAGATTCGGAGCTTTGCAAATCGGCGCATCGGGAAAGGTAGACGGGTTTCGAGAAAAGCCAAGCGGGGATGGCGGATGGATCAACGGCGGTTTTTTCGTGTTTCAGCCGGAGGTGTTCGCGTACATGGGGGGAGACGATACGATGCTCGAGAAGGAGCCGTTGGAAGCGCTGGCGGGGCAAGGTCAGTTGAAAGCTTACGAGCATGACGGGTTCTGGCATCCGATGGATACGCTGCGCGATAAAACGTTGTTAGAAGGATTGTGGAAATCGGGCAGCGCTCCTTGGAAAGTTTGGCCGACATGA
- a CDS encoding Ig-like domain-containing protein, whose translation MNRHSEWIKETQPLPESHDIPENTLISITFQQEINRHTLNMRNILILNGNSGGRLISNCFLYRYIAEERTLYLYLKADAERLGSNNMIEIIVTGRISNHRNMRMEIPYSLRFTTQ comes from the coding sequence ATGAATCGGCATTCGGAGTGGATCAAGGAAACGCAACCCCTACCTGAATCTCATGATATTCCTGAAAATACGCTTATTTCCATTACCTTCCAACAGGAAATTAACAGGCACACCTTAAATATGAGGAATATCCTGATTCTGAACGGCAATTCCGGAGGCAGGTTGATATCGAATTGCTTTCTGTATCGTTACATAGCCGAAGAGAGGACTTTATACCTCTATTTGAAAGCGGATGCCGAAAGATTAGGCTCCAATAATATGATAGAGATTATCGTGACGGGCAGAATCTCGAACCATCGGAATATGAGAATGGAAATTCCGTATTCTCTAAGGTTTACGACCCAGTGA